One Microbacterium sp. No. 7 genomic window carries:
- the mltG gene encoding endolytic transglycosylase MltG, which yields MPDLSPDDRLADHRGQRRRHRADASSPPTIESLFAEQSSSAPGRQSRHDRDRRKSRIAAWGMFVVVLALLGGLVWGGAALWNAYEAPIRAFMGWGEPEDYEEGLASGEVLVTIVSGDDGSTISETLHEAGVTKTPNAFYNYLIRAGKNPTFQPGVYALQRTMTSEAALTMLSDPTSRRDSVAQLREGLTVVQTVQILSESLDIPIADLEAAIADPSVYAVSASSLEGWLFPATYTFDPGVTATEVIQTMVERAEQSLDAAGVPLERRQEILTIASIIQREARFEADFFKVSRVIQNRLDPGNDQTHGLLQMDSTAQYGYDEMHSGSASSSEAALTDDNPWNTYVHTGLPVGPISNPGDLAIDAAMHPADGPWLFFVTVDLDTGETIFTETYDEHLVYVEQWDQWCEANPGSGC from the coding sequence ATGCCCGATCTCTCGCCGGACGACCGGCTCGCTGACCATCGCGGACAGCGTCGCCGTCATCGTGCCGATGCCTCATCGCCCCCCACGATCGAGTCGCTCTTCGCCGAGCAGTCGTCCTCCGCACCCGGCCGGCAGAGCCGGCACGACCGAGATCGGCGCAAGAGCCGCATCGCGGCGTGGGGCATGTTCGTCGTCGTGCTCGCGCTGCTCGGCGGCCTGGTGTGGGGCGGCGCGGCGCTGTGGAACGCCTACGAGGCTCCGATCCGCGCCTTCATGGGATGGGGGGAGCCGGAGGACTACGAGGAGGGTCTCGCGAGCGGCGAGGTGCTCGTCACCATCGTCAGCGGCGACGACGGGTCGACGATCTCCGAGACCCTGCACGAGGCCGGCGTCACCAAGACGCCGAACGCCTTCTACAACTACCTGATCCGCGCCGGCAAGAACCCGACGTTCCAGCCGGGCGTCTACGCGCTGCAGCGCACGATGACCTCCGAGGCCGCGCTGACGATGCTGAGCGATCCGACGAGCAGACGCGACTCGGTCGCGCAGCTGCGCGAGGGCCTCACCGTCGTGCAGACGGTGCAGATCCTCTCCGAGAGCCTGGACATCCCGATCGCAGACCTCGAGGCGGCGATCGCCGATCCGAGCGTGTACGCGGTCTCGGCATCCTCGCTCGAGGGCTGGCTCTTCCCGGCGACGTACACGTTCGACCCGGGCGTGACCGCGACCGAGGTCATCCAGACGATGGTAGAGCGGGCGGAGCAGTCGCTCGACGCCGCGGGGGTGCCGCTCGAGCGCCGCCAGGAGATCCTCACGATCGCCTCCATCATCCAGCGCGAGGCGCGCTTCGAGGCCGACTTCTTCAAGGTGTCGCGCGTCATCCAGAACCGCCTCGACCCGGGCAACGACCAGACGCACGGCCTGCTGCAGATGGACTCGACGGCGCAGTACGGATACGACGAGATGCACTCGGGCAGCGCGAGCTCGTCGGAGGCGGCCCTCACCGACGACAACCCGTGGAACACCTACGTGCACACGGGCCTGCCGGTCGGGCCCATCTCGAACCCGGGAGATCTGGCGATCGACGCGGCGATGCACCCCGCCGACGGGCCCTGGCTGTTCTTCGTGACCGTCGACCTCGACACCGGCGAGACGATCTTCACCGAGACCTACGACGAGCACCTCGTGTACGTCGAGCAGTGGGACCAGTGGTGCGAGGCGAACCCCGGCTCGGGGTGCTGA
- a CDS encoding shikimate dehydrogenase translates to MGPDRLEVWGDPISHSLSPALHAAAYRRLGRGWCYGRRRVDEASFPRELASLDASYRGLSLTMPLKGVAHAAAATRDDRAELTGAVNTLLLTGPERRGFNTDVGGIVRALAEEGVTEAERARIVGAGATATSALVALAEMGARDVEVAARRPEAVVPLVALGERLNVVVHAAPLAAGPFGPRDVTIATLPGDAPLDPAVADALAGGEHAGGLLMDVVYGHWPTVLSSAWERAGLRAVSGAGMLLHQAVLQIRVFSTGDVHAPLPDEDDVLAEMRRALVGG, encoded by the coding sequence ATGGGGCCCGACCGGCTGGAGGTGTGGGGCGATCCGATCTCCCACAGCCTCTCGCCCGCCCTGCACGCCGCCGCGTACCGCCGGCTCGGACGCGGCTGGTGCTACGGGCGCCGGCGCGTCGACGAGGCGTCGTTCCCGCGCGAGCTGGCATCCCTCGACGCCTCGTACCGCGGCCTGTCGCTCACGATGCCGCTGAAGGGCGTCGCGCACGCCGCCGCCGCGACCCGCGACGACCGCGCGGAGCTCACGGGCGCCGTGAACACGCTGCTGCTGACCGGGCCGGAGCGGCGGGGGTTCAACACCGACGTCGGCGGCATCGTGCGGGCTCTCGCGGAGGAGGGCGTCACCGAGGCGGAGCGGGCGCGCATCGTCGGCGCCGGCGCGACGGCGACGTCGGCGCTCGTCGCCCTCGCCGAGATGGGCGCGCGCGACGTGGAGGTCGCGGCGCGCCGCCCCGAGGCGGTCGTGCCGCTCGTCGCGCTCGGCGAGCGGCTGAACGTCGTCGTGCACGCCGCGCCGCTGGCGGCCGGCCCGTTCGGCCCGCGCGACGTGACGATCGCGACGCTCCCGGGCGACGCGCCGCTCGATCCCGCGGTCGCCGACGCCCTCGCGGGCGGCGAGCACGCCGGGGGCCTGCTCATGGACGTCGTGTACGGCCACTGGCCCACCGTGCTGTCGAGCGCGTGGGAGCGGGCCGGGCTGCGCGCGGTGAGCGGGGCGGGGATGCTGCTGCACCAGGCCGTGCTGCAGATCCGCGTGTTCTCGACGGGCGACGTGCACGCCCCGCTGCCCGACGAGGACGACGTGCTGGCGGAGATGCGCCGGGCGCTCGTGGGAGGATAG
- a CDS encoding shikimate kinase: protein MTALVLIGPMGAGKSSVGRRVAKALDVPFVDTDAAVVRDHGPIDALFATHGEAHFRRLERAAVASALAGEGVVALGGGAVLDTDTQRDLADHRVVLLTVSPERVASRIRGTSRPLLDDPDPVQRWRDVYAARRETYERLADLTVDTSTGPLQHVVDRVVAWAAETGTAETADPAATAEGEMP, encoded by the coding sequence ATGACGGCGCTCGTCCTCATCGGCCCGATGGGCGCCGGCAAGTCGAGCGTCGGCCGGCGGGTCGCGAAGGCGCTCGACGTGCCGTTCGTGGACACCGACGCCGCGGTCGTGCGCGACCACGGGCCCATCGACGCCCTGTTCGCGACCCACGGCGAGGCGCACTTCCGGCGTCTGGAGCGCGCGGCCGTCGCGTCGGCCCTCGCGGGCGAGGGCGTCGTCGCGCTCGGCGGCGGCGCGGTGCTCGACACCGACACGCAGCGTGATCTCGCGGACCATCGCGTCGTGCTGCTGACGGTGTCGCCCGAACGCGTCGCCTCGCGCATCCGGGGCACGAGCCGCCCCCTGCTCGACGACCCCGACCCCGTGCAGCGCTGGCGCGACGTGTATGCGGCGCGCCGCGAGACCTACGAACGCCTCGCCGACCTCACCGTCGACACGTCGACGGGCCCGCTGCAGCACGTCGTCGACCGCGTCGTGGCGTGGGCCGCGGAGACCGGCACCGCCGAGACCGCAGACCCCGCCGCGACCGCAGAAGGAGAGATGCCATGA
- the aroC gene encoding chorismate synthase: MLRVITAGESHGPELVAVMEGLPAGVPISRAAIQADLARRKLGYGRGSRMKFEEDELTISAGVRHGLTLGSPIALRIGNTEWPKWVEVMSAEPVELTEKSRGRGAALTRPRPGHADLVGMQKYGFDEARPVLERASARETAARVALGAIARAFLGELGIRLVSHTLSIGPVQAPAGSALPSPDDVAALDSDPLRCFDAETSAAMVAEVDAARKDGDTLGGIVEVLAYDLPPGLGSHVHWDRRLDAKLAQALMSIQAIKGVEVGDGFETTRRRGSAAHDELFSTESGIARASDKAGGTEGGMSTGTVLRVRAGMKPIATVPHSLRTIDVATGEAAGAHHQRSDVCAVPAAGVVAEAMVAIVLAEVVLEKFGGDSVAETRRNLEGYLAAIPETLRSSGASDASLG, translated from the coding sequence ATGCTTCGCGTGATCACGGCCGGCGAATCGCACGGCCCCGAACTGGTTGCCGTCATGGAGGGACTGCCGGCGGGCGTCCCGATCTCACGAGCCGCCATCCAAGCCGACCTCGCGCGCCGAAAGCTGGGCTACGGGCGCGGCTCGCGCATGAAGTTCGAGGAGGACGAGCTCACGATCTCGGCCGGCGTGCGCCACGGTCTCACGCTCGGCAGCCCGATCGCCCTGCGCATCGGCAACACCGAGTGGCCCAAGTGGGTCGAGGTGATGAGCGCCGAGCCCGTCGAGCTCACCGAGAAGTCCCGCGGCCGCGGCGCGGCGCTCACGCGTCCCCGTCCCGGTCACGCCGACCTCGTGGGCATGCAGAAGTACGGCTTCGACGAGGCGCGACCCGTGCTCGAGCGCGCCAGCGCCCGGGAGACCGCGGCGCGCGTCGCCCTCGGGGCGATCGCCCGCGCGTTCCTCGGCGAGCTCGGCATCCGCCTCGTCAGCCACACGCTCTCGATCGGTCCCGTGCAGGCGCCCGCCGGCTCGGCGCTGCCGTCGCCCGACGACGTCGCGGCCCTGGACTCCGATCCGCTGCGCTGCTTCGACGCGGAGACCTCCGCGGCGATGGTCGCCGAGGTCGACGCGGCACGCAAGGACGGCGACACGCTCGGCGGCATCGTCGAGGTGCTCGCCTACGACCTGCCGCCCGGGCTCGGCTCGCACGTGCACTGGGACCGCCGCCTCGACGCGAAGCTCGCGCAGGCGCTCATGAGCATCCAGGCCATCAAGGGCGTCGAGGTCGGCGACGGCTTCGAGACGACGCGTCGTCGCGGCTCGGCCGCCCACGACGAGCTGTTCTCGACGGAGTCGGGCATCGCGCGCGCGAGCGACAAGGCCGGCGGCACGGAGGGCGGCATGTCGACCGGCACCGTGCTGCGCGTGCGCGCCGGGATGAAGCCGATCGCGACCGTGCCGCACTCGCTGCGCACGATCGACGTCGCGACCGGAGAGGCCGCCGGCGCGCACCACCAGCGCTCCGACGTGTGCGCCGTGCCGGCCGCGGGCGTCGTCGCCGAGGCGATGGTCGCGATCGTGCTCGCCGAGGTCGTGCTGGAGAAGTTCGGCGGCGACAGCGTCGCCGAGACGCGCCGCAACCTCGAGGGATACCTCGCGGCGATCCCCGAGACGCTGCGCAGCTCGGGCGCCAGCGACGCCTCGCTCGGATGA
- a CDS encoding helix-turn-helix transcriptional regulator, whose amino-acid sequence MTTQQEPARASSRRWMIALVVVHLAAQLADVVWPRTDERAGSPASFVFAATLFLLLALYPSGRSVPRWMIGIAALAVGLVAVSVLVGPDVAERFLWPLPLAPLLLLLVIGGQGYRYWRRSSAAERESVRWPLLGALLLLTLVVPADLMSVLLTGSALGDPPPVVSVLLQVAFLLPGAGFLAGLVAPRTELVDRLLALWLAVVVAGAVLGAVFAAVHAVTGMWLPPPWPAPAGAAAAVVAGIWVVPLARRLGRRLVFRGRADEHAALSSLMTRLRNAVDPVEIPAQFAESVRVATGARSVVLRRSGHVGVWAQAGPGAEPDHPGRYASAILHLGLPLADLTVWPRPAESALSGADRHLVDTLAAAAAPALHGARLASAFPELTDRERQVLAGIVRGLPNTAIAERLGVSSKTIANYVSIVLTKLRVPDRERAAELARRRGAELG is encoded by the coding sequence ATGACGACGCAGCAGGAGCCGGCGCGCGCATCCTCACGCCGGTGGATGATCGCCCTCGTCGTCGTGCACCTCGCCGCGCAGCTCGCCGACGTCGTGTGGCCGCGCACGGACGAGCGTGCCGGCTCGCCCGCCTCGTTCGTCTTCGCCGCGACGCTGTTCCTCCTGCTCGCGCTGTACCCCAGCGGGCGGTCCGTCCCGCGCTGGATGATCGGCATCGCCGCACTGGCCGTCGGGCTGGTCGCGGTGTCCGTGCTGGTCGGCCCCGACGTCGCCGAGCGCTTCCTCTGGCCGCTGCCGCTCGCGCCGCTCCTGCTGCTGCTCGTCATCGGGGGTCAGGGGTACCGGTACTGGCGGCGATCGAGCGCTGCCGAGCGCGAGTCGGTGCGGTGGCCGCTGCTGGGCGCGCTCCTGCTCCTGACGCTCGTCGTCCCGGCGGACCTGATGAGCGTCCTGCTCACCGGCTCGGCCCTCGGCGACCCGCCGCCGGTCGTCTCGGTGCTCCTGCAGGTCGCGTTCCTGCTGCCGGGCGCCGGGTTTCTCGCGGGCCTGGTCGCGCCGAGGACCGAGCTCGTCGACCGTCTGCTGGCGCTGTGGCTGGCGGTCGTCGTGGCCGGTGCCGTGCTCGGCGCCGTCTTCGCCGCGGTGCATGCCGTCACGGGAATGTGGCTGCCGCCGCCCTGGCCCGCCCCGGCGGGTGCGGCGGCAGCGGTCGTCGCCGGCATCTGGGTCGTTCCGCTGGCACGCCGGCTCGGGCGACGCCTCGTGTTTCGCGGGCGCGCCGACGAGCATGCGGCGCTGTCGTCGCTGATGACACGCCTGCGGAACGCGGTCGACCCCGTCGAGATCCCGGCGCAGTTCGCGGAGTCGGTGCGCGTCGCGACCGGCGCGCGGAGCGTCGTGCTCCGCCGGTCGGGGCACGTGGGCGTGTGGGCGCAGGCGGGCCCGGGCGCCGAGCCGGATCATCCGGGACGATACGCCAGCGCCATCCTGCACCTCGGTCTTCCTCTCGCAGACCTCACCGTCTGGCCGCGTCCGGCCGAGTCGGCGCTGTCGGGCGCCGACCGTCACCTCGTGGACACGCTGGCGGCCGCGGCGGCGCCGGCGCTGCACGGGGCGCGGCTGGCATCCGCCTTTCCCGAGCTCACGGATCGCGAGCGCCAGGTGCTCGCCGGCATCGTGCGCGGGCTGCCGAACACGGCGATCGCCGAGCGGCTCGGCGTCTCGAGCAAGACGATCGCGAACTACGTGTCGATCGTGCTCACGAAGCTGCGGGTGCCCGACCGGGAGCGAGCAGCAGAGCTGGCCCGCCGTCGCGGCGCCGAGCTCGGATGA
- the aroB gene encoding 3-dehydroquinate synthase, giving the protein MTDHTVITVAGEAPYEVTVGRGILPLVADALPPSAQKVLIVHPPTLADQASALRELLSEGRQVLLAEIPDAEQGKRVEVAAFCWQVMGQADFTRTDAVVGFGGGAVTDLAGFVAATWLRGVAVVQVPTTVLAMVDAAVGGKTGINTAEGKNLVGVFWPPRAVVCDLDLLDGLSPNERTAGFAEVVKAGFIWYPEILELIEADPVAVVDPRSDAFRRCVELAIDMKARVVGEDLREAGLREVLNYGHTLGHAIEHAERYRWRHGAAISVGMLFAAELSRLAGRLSDTAAQRHRDILESLGLPTSYRAGAFTQLLATMQRDKKTRGSMLRFIVLDDIAKPTVLQAPDESLLFAAYQEVGA; this is encoded by the coding sequence ATGACCGACCACACCGTCATCACCGTCGCGGGGGAGGCGCCCTACGAGGTGACCGTGGGCCGCGGCATCCTCCCGCTCGTCGCCGACGCGCTGCCGCCCTCGGCGCAGAAGGTGCTCATCGTGCACCCGCCGACGCTCGCCGACCAGGCGTCCGCGCTGCGCGAGCTGCTGAGCGAGGGCCGTCAGGTGCTGCTCGCCGAGATCCCCGACGCCGAGCAGGGCAAGCGCGTCGAGGTCGCGGCGTTCTGCTGGCAGGTCATGGGCCAGGCCGACTTCACGCGCACCGACGCCGTCGTGGGGTTCGGCGGGGGAGCGGTCACCGATCTGGCGGGCTTCGTGGCCGCGACGTGGCTGCGCGGCGTCGCCGTCGTGCAGGTGCCGACCACCGTGCTCGCGATGGTGGATGCCGCGGTCGGCGGCAAGACGGGCATCAACACGGCCGAGGGCAAGAACCTCGTCGGCGTGTTCTGGCCGCCGCGCGCGGTCGTGTGCGACCTCGACCTGCTCGACGGGCTCTCGCCGAACGAGCGCACGGCGGGGTTCGCCGAGGTCGTGAAGGCGGGGTTCATCTGGTACCCCGAGATCCTGGAGCTCATCGAGGCCGATCCGGTCGCCGTCGTCGACCCGCGCAGCGACGCCTTCCGCCGCTGCGTCGAGCTCGCGATCGACATGAAGGCGCGCGTCGTGGGCGAGGACCTGCGCGAGGCCGGGCTGCGCGAGGTGCTCAACTACGGGCACACCCTCGGCCACGCGATCGAGCACGCCGAGCGCTACCGCTGGCGTCACGGTGCCGCGATCTCGGTCGGCATGCTGTTCGCGGCCGAGCTGTCGCGCCTCGCGGGGCGGCTGTCCGACACCGCGGCGCAGCGTCATCGCGACATCCTCGAGTCGCTCGGCCTGCCGACCTCGTACCGCGCCGGCGCGTTCACCCAGCTGCTCGCGACGATGCAGCGCGACAAGAAGACGCGCGGCTCGATGCTGCGTTTCATCGTGCTCGACGACATCGCCAAGCCGACGGTGCTGCAGGCCCCCGACGAGTCGCTCCTCTTCGCCGCCTACCAGGAGGTCGGCGCCTAG
- the efp gene encoding elongation factor P produces the protein MASTADIKNGVVLSIDGQLWSVVEFQHVKPGKGGAFVRTKLKNVVTGKVVDRTYNAGAKVDIENVDRRDFQYLYNDGDSFVFMDLTNYDQINVPAATVGDAKNFLLENQQVTIALNNDTPLYVDLPASVVLEITYTEPGLQGDRSSAGTKSATVETGYEIQVPLFLETGTKVKVDTRTGDYLGREK, from the coding sequence ATGGCATCCACCGCAGACATCAAGAACGGCGTCGTGCTCTCGATCGACGGGCAGCTCTGGAGCGTTGTGGAGTTCCAGCACGTCAAGCCCGGCAAGGGCGGTGCGTTCGTGCGCACCAAGCTCAAGAACGTCGTCACGGGCAAGGTCGTCGACCGCACGTACAACGCCGGCGCCAAGGTCGACATCGAGAACGTCGACCGTCGTGACTTCCAGTACCTGTACAACGACGGCGACAGCTTCGTGTTCATGGACCTGACCAACTACGACCAGATCAACGTCCCCGCGGCGACGGTCGGCGACGCCAAGAACTTCCTGCTGGAGAATCAGCAGGTCACGATCGCGCTCAACAACGACACGCCGCTCTACGTCGACCTGCCCGCGTCGGTGGTGCTGGAGATCACCTACACCGAGCCGGGCCTGCAGGGCGACCGCTCGTCGGCCGGCACGAAGTCGGCGACCGTCGAGACCGGCTACGAGATTCAGGTGCCGCTGTTCCTGGAGACCGGCACCAAGGTCAAGGTCGACACGCGCACGGGCGACTACCTCGGCCGCGAGAAGTAA
- the ruvX gene encoding Holliday junction resolvase RuvX encodes MSFRRGVRLGIDVGTARVGVARCDPDGMLAVPVETVPRDDRALARVTQLAEEHGAFEILVGLPVSLRGNDTSSTEDARAFAHGIAEATGLPVRLVDERLSTVTAHTALRQSGRTQRSSRRIVDQVAAVVLLQQAIDVEKGTGTPAGALVHIPQEPA; translated from the coding sequence GTGAGCTTTCGGCGGGGCGTCCGGCTCGGCATCGACGTCGGCACCGCACGCGTCGGGGTGGCCCGCTGCGACCCCGACGGGATGCTCGCGGTGCCCGTCGAGACCGTTCCGCGCGACGACCGGGCGCTCGCCCGCGTGACGCAGCTCGCCGAGGAGCACGGCGCGTTCGAGATCCTCGTCGGGCTGCCGGTGTCGCTGCGCGGCAACGACACGTCGTCGACCGAGGACGCCCGGGCCTTCGCGCACGGCATCGCGGAGGCCACGGGGCTTCCCGTGCGGCTCGTCGACGAGCGGCTCAGCACGGTGACGGCGCACACGGCGCTGCGTCAGTCGGGCCGTACCCAGCGCTCGTCTCGTAGGATTGTCGATCAAGTCGCCGCGGTCGTGCTGCTGCAGCAGGCCATCGACGTCGAGAAGGGCACGGGAACCCCCGCCGGTGCCCTCGTGCATATCCCCCAGGAGCCCGCCTGA
- a CDS encoding type II 3-dehydroquinate dehydratase: MSRSPRPVYGRIVTRRLLLVNGPNLNLLGTREPDIYGHETLADVERLVAGTASVRGYEVRAVQSNHEGVLIDAIHEARHDCAGIVINPGGLTHTSVVLRDALSGVSLPVAEVHISDVYQREDFRHFSYVRDVAVVHVIGEGVAGYARATELLIDAIA, translated from the coding sequence ATGAGCAGGTCGCCGCGCCCGGTGTATGGTCGCATCGTGACCCGACGCCTGCTGCTCGTCAACGGACCGAACCTCAACCTGCTCGGCACGCGCGAGCCCGACATCTACGGCCACGAGACGCTGGCCGACGTGGAGAGGCTCGTCGCCGGGACGGCGTCCGTGCGCGGCTATGAGGTGCGTGCGGTTCAGAGCAACCACGAGGGCGTGCTGATCGACGCGATCCACGAGGCGCGGCACGACTGCGCGGGCATCGTGATCAACCCCGGCGGGCTCACGCACACCTCCGTCGTGCTGCGCGACGCGCTGAGCGGCGTCTCCCTCCCCGTCGCCGAGGTGCACATCTCCGACGTGTACCAGCGCGAGGACTTCCGTCACTTCTCGTACGTGCGCGATGTCGCCGTCGTGCACGTCATCGGCGAGGGCGTCGCCGGCTATGCCCGCGCGACCGAGTTGCTGATCGACGCGATCGCGTAG
- the alaS gene encoding alanine--tRNA ligase: MQTAEIAQRFLSYFEKNDHVIVPSASLVSPDPSVLFTIAGMVPFIPYLNGTVPPPYPRAADNQKCIRTNDIEEVGKTARHGTFFQMLGNWSFGDYFKEGAIGYAWELLTASEADGGFGFDEKDLWVTVYETDDEAAALWQKVAGLPADRIQRMGLEDNYWHTGQPGPAGPCSEIYFDRGPAYGRDGGPAVDDSRFTEIWNLVFMQEQIANVRSKTEFDILGPLPKQNIDTGMGLERVAFIKQGVENMYEIDQVRPVLDRASELSGRRYGAEHADDVRFRVIADHVRSSLMLLSDGVTPSNEGRGYILRRLMRRSVRAMRLLGVDGPTFPELFTASRDAMKSAYPEVETDWARISQYAFAEEETFLRTLAAGSTILDLAVTETKAAGGGALAGAEAFLLHDTYGFPIDLTLEVAEEAGLSVDREAFDLLMKEQRDRAKADAKSRKRALADLSVYSELRGRGETVFTGYTDLETESSVLGILVDGRPAPRATQGQIAEIVLAETSLYAESGGQVADKGVIVGPGFELEVIDVQRPVAGLVSHTVEVTAGEVGVGQPATSVVDAANRRAAQQAHSATHLVHAALRDTLGKTATQAGSLNRAGYLRFDFSWSQALSDATKSEIEEIANNAVHDNLQVTTRVMPLADAKELGAMALFGEKYGDTVRMVDIGGPWSRELCAGTHVATSAEIGLISLVGESSVGASNRRVEALVGLDAFRELAAERAIVSQLTTNLKAPRDQIPARIAELQASLKAAEKKIAQFEAKALGEKLPSLVQSAQRAGSSLVVAESLGTAASADDVRALALQVRERLGGDAAVVALGAEVGGRPVVIVATNEAARSAGVRAGALAKAAAGVLGGGGGGRDDLAQGGGTDVAALPAALGSLVSAVETAAA; this comes from the coding sequence ATGCAGACCGCTGAGATCGCCCAGCGCTTCCTCTCCTATTTCGAGAAGAACGACCACGTCATCGTCCCGTCGGCGTCGCTCGTCAGCCCCGACCCCTCGGTGCTGTTCACGATCGCCGGAATGGTGCCGTTCATCCCGTATCTCAACGGCACGGTCCCGCCGCCCTACCCGCGCGCGGCCGACAACCAGAAGTGCATCCGCACCAACGACATCGAAGAGGTCGGCAAGACCGCGCGCCACGGCACGTTCTTCCAGATGCTCGGCAACTGGTCGTTCGGCGACTACTTCAAGGAGGGGGCGATCGGCTATGCATGGGAGCTGCTGACCGCCTCCGAGGCCGACGGCGGCTTCGGCTTCGACGAGAAGGACCTGTGGGTCACCGTCTACGAGACCGACGACGAGGCCGCGGCCCTGTGGCAGAAGGTCGCCGGGCTGCCCGCCGACCGCATCCAGCGCATGGGCCTCGAGGACAACTACTGGCACACGGGCCAGCCCGGTCCCGCCGGTCCCTGCTCGGAGATCTACTTCGACCGCGGTCCCGCCTACGGCCGTGACGGCGGTCCCGCCGTCGACGACAGCCGGTTCACCGAGATCTGGAACCTCGTGTTCATGCAGGAGCAGATCGCGAACGTGCGCTCCAAGACGGAGTTCGACATCCTCGGCCCGCTGCCGAAGCAGAACATCGACACCGGCATGGGCCTGGAGCGCGTCGCCTTCATCAAGCAGGGCGTCGAGAACATGTACGAGATCGACCAGGTGCGCCCCGTGCTCGATCGGGCGAGCGAGCTGTCGGGCCGCCGCTACGGCGCCGAGCACGCCGACGACGTGCGCTTCCGCGTCATCGCCGATCACGTGCGCTCCTCGCTCATGCTGCTCTCCGACGGCGTGACGCCGTCGAACGAGGGCCGCGGCTACATCCTGCGCCGCCTCATGCGTCGCTCGGTGCGCGCCATGCGCCTCCTGGGCGTCGACGGCCCCACCTTCCCCGAGCTGTTCACGGCGTCGCGCGACGCGATGAAGAGCGCCTACCCCGAGGTCGAGACCGACTGGGCGCGCATCTCGCAGTACGCGTTCGCGGAGGAGGAGACCTTCCTGCGCACGCTCGCGGCCGGCTCGACGATCCTCGACCTGGCCGTGACGGAGACCAAGGCGGCCGGCGGCGGCGCGCTCGCGGGCGCCGAGGCGTTCCTGCTGCACGACACGTACGGCTTCCCGATCGACCTCACGCTCGAGGTCGCCGAGGAGGCGGGCCTGAGCGTCGACCGCGAGGCGTTCGACCTGCTCATGAAGGAGCAGCGCGACCGCGCGAAGGCCGACGCCAAGTCGCGCAAGCGCGCCCTCGCCGACCTCAGCGTGTACAGCGAGCTGCGGGGGCGCGGAGAGACCGTCTTCACGGGATACACCGACCTGGAGACCGAGTCGAGCGTCCTCGGCATCCTCGTCGACGGACGGCCGGCCCCGCGCGCGACGCAGGGCCAGATCGCCGAGATCGTGCTCGCGGAGACGTCGTTGTACGCCGAGTCGGGCGGCCAGGTCGCCGACAAGGGCGTCATCGTGGGCCCCGGCTTCGAGCTCGAGGTCATCGACGTGCAGCGTCCCGTCGCGGGCCTGGTGAGCCACACCGTCGAGGTCACGGCGGGCGAGGTCGGCGTCGGGCAGCCGGCGACGAGCGTCGTCGACGCCGCGAACCGCCGCGCCGCGCAGCAGGCGCACTCCGCCACGCACCTCGTGCACGCGGCCCTGCGCGACACGCTCGGCAAGACGGCGACGCAGGCGGGCTCGCTCAACCGCGCCGGCTACCTGCGCTTCGACTTCTCGTGGAGCCAGGCGCTGTCGGACGCGACGAAGAGCGAGATTGAGGAGATCGCGAACAACGCCGTGCACGACAACCTGCAGGTCACGACGCGCGTGATGCCGCTGGCCGACGCCAAGGAGCTCGGCGCCATGGCACTGTTCGGCGAGAAGTACGGCGACACCGTGCGCATGGTCGACATCGGCGGCCCGTGGTCGCGTGAGCTGTGCGCGGGCACGCACGTGGCGACGAGCGCCGAGATCGGTCTCATCTCGCTCGTCGGCGAGTCGTCCGTCGGCGCATCGAACCGGCGCGTCGAGGCGCTCGTGGGCCTCGACGCGTTCCGCGAGCTGGCGGCCGAGCGCGCGATCGTCTCGCAGCTGACCACGAACCTCAAGGCGCCGCGCGACCAGATCCCCGCGCGCATCGCCGAGCTGCAGGCGAGCCTCAAGGCCGCCGAGAAGAAGATCGCGCAGTTCGAGGCGAAGGCGCTGGGGGAGAAGCTCCCGTCGCTCGTGCAGTCCGCGCAGCGCGCGGGCTCGAGCCTCGTCGTGGCCGAGTCCCTCGGCACCGCCGCGTCGGCCGACGACGTGCGCGCGCTCGCCCTGCAGGTGCGCGAGCGCCTGGGCGGCGACGCGGCCGTCGTGGCGCTGGGCGCCGAGGTCGGCGGACGTCCCGTCGTCATCGTCGCGACCAACGAGGCCGCGCGTTCCGCGGGCGTGCGGGCCGGTGCGCTCGCCAAGGCCGCGGCGGGCGTGCTCGGCGGCGGCGGCGGCGGTCGCGACGATCTCGCCCAGGGCGGCGGAACCGACGTCGCGGCGCTGCCCGCGGCCCTCGGGTCGCTCGTGTCGGCCGTGGAGACGGCGGCGGCGTGA
- a CDS encoding YtxH domain-containing protein, whose protein sequence is MKNVLWFVLGIAGGFVVAHFVNKDPRGHELLAEVDARISEFTDRIGEAYRDQEAQIAELAEKAKDTASDVVDAAREALTDAADAVTDKD, encoded by the coding sequence ATGAAGAACGTGCTCTGGTTCGTGCTGGGGATCGCCGGCGGCTTCGTCGTGGCGCACTTCGTCAACAAGGACCCGCGCGGGCACGAGCTTCTCGCCGAGGTCGACGCGCGCATCTCCGAGTTCACCGACCGCATCGGTGAGGCCTACCGCGACCAGGAGGCCCAGATCGCAGAGCTCGCCGAGAAGGCGAAGGACACGGCATCCGATGTCGTCGACGCCGCCCGCGAGGCGCTGACCGACGCGGCCGACGCCGTCACCGACAAAGACTGA